GTTGTGAGGCGTTGAGCTAACCTGTACTAATTGCCCGTGAGGCTTAACCATACAACACCCAAAGGGTTTTGATGGACTCAAAGCAAGAACAGATTGAATGTGTAGAGAACACGCTCTTAGTATAAGAGAAAACAGCTTTCCGAATTAAAGAATTTGCTTGGCGACCATAGCGTTGTGGACCCACCTGATTCCATGCCGAACTCAGAAGTGAAACGCAATAGCGCCGATGGTAGTGTGGGGCTTCCCCATGTGAGAGTAGGACATCGCCAGGCTTTAAATTTAGACTCAAGAGTCTAACCAGTGCGGAGCGGTAGTTCAGTTGGTTAGAATACCGGCCTGTCACGCCGGGGGTCGCGGGTTCGAGTCCCGTCCGCTCCGCCACTTATTTCAGACCTCAGCAGCGATGCTGGGGTCTTTTTGTATCCGAGGGATTATTTTGGTCTACAACCAACGCGCTCGCTCGTGTGCGAGTTCAATTGAGCGCAAGCTCGGTTACTTATGAAATTGAAAGCCCGTTGCTGATGCAAAGGGCTTGTTAGTATCTGGAGATGAGTGGTGAAGTATTCGTCTTAGGTTGGCTAGAAGCAATATTTATACATAGCCTTGGAAAGTATCTCGACAGTAGGGTCGATAAACTCAAACGCAAGGAATTCATCCGGTTGGTGAGCTTGGTCAATAGATCCCGGACCAAGTACTAGCGTCGGACATAGCTGTTGAAGAAAGGGTGCTTCAGTACAGTAATTGACAGTTTCCGAGTCAATACCGCATATCTCTTCCACTCCTCCTATAAAAGGATGATCATGCTGACATTCGTAACCAGGAATCGGTTCGTGTAGAGGTGTTATATCAATTCGGCCAGGCCATTTTGACTCGATTTCTTTTAAGGCGCCACGAAGCATGTTATCCAAGCCATCAAGGCTTATTCCAGGTAGAGGGCGTACGTCATAATGAAGCTCACAACAACCACAGATGCGGTTAGCGCTGTCTCCACCATGAATGTGGCCAAGGTTAAGTGTTGGGCTTGGAATCGCGAACCCAGGATGGTGATACTCTTTGATGAGTTTGTCACGCAACTGCATCATGGCAAAAAGGATTTCATGCATGATTTCAATAGCATTGACCCCTAAAGCCGGATCTGACGAATGGCCAGATTTGCCTGTGACTCGAATAGCATTGGCAACATGGCCTTTATGGCCTCGTATCGGAACCAAGCTCGTAGGTTCTCCGATAATGCAATAGTCCGGCTTGAATGGTGCATTATCAGTAAAATGACGTGCACCAAGCATGGTTGTCTCTTCATCACACGTCGCTAAGACATATAACGGCTTACTTTGTTTACTCCAGTCAACCTTCTTTACTGCTTCAAGAATGAAAGCAAAGAAACCTTTCATATCAGCCGTTCCTAGACCATAGAAGCGGTTATTCGCTTCTGTGAGGGCGTGAGGTTCGTAATTCCAGCGGCCTTCATCGAAAGGTACTGTATCGCTGTGACCAGCCAGCAGAAGCCCTCCTTCACCGCTTCCTATTTTACCTAGCAGGTTAAACTTCCCGGGTTCGACCTCGATAATGTCGACTTCAAAACCTATGTCTTGCATCCAACTGGCAAGCTTTTCAATGACTTTTGCATTCCCTTCATCCCAACTCGGATCGGTTGAACTGATGGAAGAGGTAGAAATCAGGCCTTTGTAGACCTCAAGAAAACTGGGTATTTGCATATTAAGTTCGCTTTGCCTGTTGACATAAATCAATAATGAAGGTAAAACACATAATAAATCATTTTTAATGAATAAAAAACCATTAAAAGCTAGGTTTATTAAATTTATAGTCACTGGTTGTGTGACGACTTTAAGGTCTTAATGGATGTCTGAGATGCTCAAAACTACAATTATTGGCGCCAGCGGTTATACCGGAGCTGAGTTAGCACTGATGGTGCATAAACACCCACAACTTACGCTATCAGGTTTATATGTATCCGCCAATAGTGTTGATGCCGGTAAATGTATCTCTGAGCTACATGGAAAACTGGCGGGTATTATCAGTCAGACTGTAGAGCCTTTGAAAGATATCAATGCTGTAGCGGCGGAAAGCGATATCGTTTTTCTTGCTACTGCCCATGAGGTCAGCCACGACATTGCGCCTACGTTTTTGAAACAAGATTGTCAGGTATTCGACTTGTCGGGCGCTTTCCGAGTTAAGAAACACGGCTTCTATAACGAATTTTATGGCTTTGAGCATCAACATGAAGATTGGCTAGATAGCGCAGCTTACGGTCTTGCTGAGTGGAACCACAACGCTATTAAACACAGCCAGCTCATTGCTGTGCCTGGCTGTTACCCAACAGCCTCACAGCTTGCGATTAAACCTTTGGTCGAGGCGGGTTTGCTGGATTCTGTTCAGTGGCCAGTAATCAATGCAACCAGTGGTGTCTCAGGAGCTGGTCGAAAAGCATCGATGACCAACAGTTTCTGTGAAGTGAGTTTGCAGCCTTATGGTGTGTTCGGTCACAGGCACCAACCTGAGATCGCGACTCATCTGGGGACTGACGTAATTTTCACCCCTCACTTAGGTAACTTTAAACGTGGAATCCTTGCGACCATCACCATGAAGTTAGCTAGCGGAGTGAGTGAGCAGCAGGTCTCACAAGCATTTAATACGGCATATGAGAATAAACCTGCGGTGCGCCTGCACCAAGCGACGTTACCTAGTATTCAACATGTTGAAAATACACCTTTCTGCGATATTGGTTGGAAGGTACAAGGCGAGCATATCATTGTCGTTTCTGCGATTGATAACTTGCTTAAAGGTGCATCGAGTCAAGCGATGCAATGTTTAAATATCCACTACGGATTTCCAGAGTTAACTGCCCTTGTATAAGCAAGTCGGTAAAGGGAAAAGTAATGACAGATAACAAACCAACTCCATTAGTGATCAAATTGGGCGGTGCTGCCCTTTCGTGTACTGAGACGTTAAGTCAGGTTTTTAGTGCAATTGCTGACTATCAGAAGCAGGCTCAGCGACGAATCGTGATCGTCCATGGAGGAGGTTATCTTGTGGACGATCTTATGGCCCAGCTTCAGATTGAAACGCTGAAGAAAGACGGGCTTCGTGTTACTCCCTATGAGCAAATTCCTTTAATAGTAGGTGCTTTAGCCGGTACGGCGAACAAGATGCTTCAGGGGCAGGCGATCAAAGACGGTTTGAATGCTGTCGGGTTATCCCTTGCTGATGGTGGGTTGTGCCAGGTTGAAGAGTTGGATCCAGAACTAGGCGCTGTTGGTAAAGCGACACCAGGTAACTCTACCGTGTTACAGGCGATTTTAGCCGCTGATACATTACCTATCATTAGCTCAATTGGCCTGACTGCAGAAGGTCAGATGATGAACGTCAATGCTGACCAAGCGGCGGTTGCCGTTGCAGGTGCCTTGGATGCCGAGCTTGTTCTATTGTCGGACGTCAGTGGCGTTTTGGATGGGAAAGGGCATCTGATCAAAAGCTTAGATGAGCAAGAAGCACAAAGTTTGATCAATGGGCAGGTAATCACCGACGGCATGATCGTCAAAGTCAATGCAGCACTGGAAGCGGCTAACGATTTAGGCCGACCAATAGAAGTGGCTACCTGGCGTTATCCAGAAAAGCTCGCCGAGCTGTTTGCTGGACAAAGCATCGGGACACAATTTTTACCAAAGAATTAGTCGCTCGTGTTAAGACACGAGCACAACAAAAAGAACGAAAAGTCACCCGTAGCACTGACCGCCACGCGCAGAGCCGGGATTTTGGAGAAAAGAAAATGAGCAAGTTAAAAGTCAATAAAGTCGTAGTCGCATATTCTGGCGGTCTGGATACTTCAGTGATTATCCCTTGGTTGAAAGAAAACTATGATTGTGAAGTGGTCGCGTTTGTTGCCGATGTTGGTCAAGGCGCTGAAGAATTAGAAGGCATCGAAGCAAAAGCGAAAGCTTCAGGTGCATCTGAGTGTTATATCGCGGACCTGAAAGAAGAAATGGTCGCAGACTACATCTACCCAACGCTGAAAACAGGCGCTTACTACGAAGGTAAATACTTGTTGGGTACATCGATGGCTCGCCCAATCATTGCGAAAGCTCAGGTTGAAGTTGCGCGTAAAGTTGGCGCTGATGCCCTTTGTCATGGCTGTACAGGTAAAGGTAACGATCAAGTACGCTTTGAAGGCGCTTTTGCCGCTTTGGCCCCTGATCTTCACGTGATTGCTCCTTGGCGTGAGTGGGATCTGGTTAGTCGTGAAGAGTGTTTGGATTACCTTGCGGAACGCAACATTCCTTGTACGGCTTCATTAACGAAAATTTATTCACGTGATGCCAATGCGTGGCACATCTCAACAGAGGGCGGTGTTCTGGAAAATACGTGGAATGCGCCTAATGAAGATTGCTGGGTGTGGACCGTCGATCCTGAGCAAGCTCCGAATGAAGCTGAATACGTGACGCTGAAAGTCGAAAAAGGCGAAGTGGTTGGCGTGGATGGTGAAAACATGACGCCATACAACGCACTTGTTTACCTGAATGAAAAAGGTGCTAAGCATGGTGTTGGCCGAATCGATATTGTAGAAAACCGTCTAGTTGGTATGAAGTCTCGTGGTTGTTATGAAACTCCGGGTGGCACGATTATGATGGAAGCGCTGCGTGCCGTTGAGCAGCTGGTACTGGATAAGACCGCATTTGAATTCCGTGAAGAGCTAGGCGTTAAGGCATCTCATCTTGTATACGACGGCCGTTGGTTCACACCATTGTGTAAATCCATTCTCGCTGCGTCAGAAGAACTAGCTCAAGACGTAAACGGTGAAGTCGTGATTAAGCTGTATAAAGGTCAAGCTACGGTGACCCAGAAGCGCTCAGTGAACAGCCTTTATTGTGAAGAGTTTGCTACTTTTGGAGAAGATGAAGTTTACGATCAAAGTCATGCGGAAGGCTTCATTCGCCTTTACTCACTGTCTAGTCGCATTCGTGCGCTGAACAGTCAGAAAAAGTAACCCTTAACTTATTTAGCTGACGAGCCCATTTGCTTAGCAAATGGGCTCGTTGTTTTTTGGTAACTAAAACAACATCGCTTAAAACATACATGAATAAATATGTAGAGATAATGAATTAATACTTTATTTTTGGTTTGAATTGCCGTAAGTTTGAACCATCAGAAAAATACTGGGTTTCACCCAGAAATAGCAATAGATCAAAAAACTGTCCGCACTGACAGTGAGCACCGGTAATCAGGAGATACGCAATGGCATTATGGGGCGGAAGATTTACCCAAGCAGCAGACACGAGATTCAAAGAATTTAACGATTCATTGCGTTTTGATTACCGATTAGCAGAACAAGATATTGTGGGCTCAATCGCTTGGTCGAAAGCGTTGTTATCAGTGGATGTGCTTAATGAAGAAGAGCAACAGAAGCTGGAACTGGCGTTGAATGAACTTAAGCTAGAAGTGATGGAGGATCCTCATCAGATCCTTCGTTCTGACGCGGAAGATATCCATTCATGGGTTGAGCAACAACTGATTGGCAAAGTGGGTGACTTAGGCAAAAAACTTCACACAGGCCGTTCTAGAAACGATCAGGTCGCGACTGACCTTAAACTCTGGTGTCGTCAGCAAGGTCAACAGCTATTGATGGCATTGGATCGTCTGCAATCTCAAATGGTATCGGTCGCGAAAGAGCATCAGGCAACGGTTCTGCCGGGCTACACGCACTTGCAACGTGCCCAGCCGGTGACGTTTGCTCATTGGTGTTTGGCTTATGTGGAAATGTTTGAGCGGGACTACTCGCGCCTTCATGACGCCATTGAACGTTTAGATACCTGCCCGCTTGGCTCCGGTGCTTTGGCGGGAACGGCTTATCCTATCGACCGGGAGCAGTTGGCACATAACCTCGGCTTTCGCCGCGCAACACGTAACTCACTGGATTCGGTGTCCGACCGTGATCATGTCATGGAGCTGATGTCGGTAGCCTCTATCGCTATGCTTCACTTGTCGCGTTTGGCAGAAGATATGATTTTCTACAACTCGGGTGAATCTAACTTTATCGAACTGGCGGATACTGTGACCTCTGGATCGTCGTTGATGCCACAAAAAGAAAAACCCAGATGCGCTGGAGCTGATCCGTGGTAAGACAGGGCGGGTCTACGGCTCACTGGCTGGCATGATGATGACGGTGAAAGCATTGCCGCTCGCTTACAACAAAGATATGCAGGAAGACAAAGAAGGGCTGTTCGATGCGCTAGACACCTGGAACGACTGTATGGAAATGGCGGCGCTTTGTTTCGATGGCATCAAAGTAAACGGCGAGCGTACATTGGAAGCTGCGAAACAAGGCTATGCGAATGCCACTGAGTTGGCAGATTATCTGGTGGCTAAAGGCATCCCATTCCGTGAGGCACACCACATTGTGGGTGTCGCAGTAGTGGGGGCCATTGCGAAAGGTTGTGCGTTAGAGGAACTGTCGATTGTGGAGCTGAAGGAGTTCTCCTCAGTCATAGAAGAAGATGTTTACAGCATACTGACGATAGAGTCATGTCTTGAGAAGCGTAGTGCTCTGGGTGGGGTCTCTCCAAAGCAAGTCGCTCATGCGGTCGAGCAAGCGGAAGGGCGCCTTATCAAACGGGATACCTCTGCGGTGAATGTTCGTCCTGCGCGTTTAACGGATATTG
This window of the Vibrio neptunius genome carries:
- the argE gene encoding acetylornithine deacetylase gives rise to the protein MQIPSFLEVYKGLISTSSISSTDPSWDEGNAKVIEKLASWMQDIGFEVDIIEVEPGKFNLLGKIGSGEGGLLLAGHSDTVPFDEGRWNYEPHALTEANNRFYGLGTADMKGFFAFILEAVKKVDWSKQSKPLYVLATCDEETTMLGARHFTDNAPFKPDYCIIGEPTSLVPIRGHKGHVANAIRVTGKSGHSSDPALGVNAIEIMHEILFAMMQLRDKLIKEYHHPGFAIPSPTLNLGHIHGGDSANRICGCCELHYDVRPLPGISLDGLDNMLRGALKEIESKWPGRIDITPLHEPIPGYECQHDHPFIGGVEEICGIDSETVNYCTEAPFLQQLCPTLVLGPGSIDQAHQPDEFLAFEFIDPTVEILSKAMYKYCF
- the argC gene encoding N-acetyl-gamma-glutamyl-phosphate reductase translates to MLKTTIIGASGYTGAELALMVHKHPQLTLSGLYVSANSVDAGKCISELHGKLAGIISQTVEPLKDINAVAAESDIVFLATAHEVSHDIAPTFLKQDCQVFDLSGAFRVKKHGFYNEFYGFEHQHEDWLDSAAYGLAEWNHNAIKHSQLIAVPGCYPTASQLAIKPLVEAGLLDSVQWPVINATSGVSGAGRKASMTNSFCEVSLQPYGVFGHRHQPEIATHLGTDVIFTPHLGNFKRGILATITMKLASGVSEQQVSQAFNTAYENKPAVRLHQATLPSIQHVENTPFCDIGWKVQGEHIIVVSAIDNLLKGASSQAMQCLNIHYGFPELTALV
- the argB gene encoding acetylglutamate kinase; this encodes MTDNKPTPLVIKLGGAALSCTETLSQVFSAIADYQKQAQRRIVIVHGGGYLVDDLMAQLQIETLKKDGLRVTPYEQIPLIVGALAGTANKMLQGQAIKDGLNAVGLSLADGGLCQVEELDPELGAVGKATPGNSTVLQAILAADTLPIISSIGLTAEGQMMNVNADQAAVAVAGALDAELVLLSDVSGVLDGKGHLIKSLDEQEAQSLINGQVITDGMIVKVNAALEAANDLGRPIEVATWRYPEKLAELFAGQSIGTQFLPKN
- a CDS encoding argininosuccinate synthase; the encoded protein is MSKLKVNKVVVAYSGGLDTSVIIPWLKENYDCEVVAFVADVGQGAEELEGIEAKAKASGASECYIADLKEEMVADYIYPTLKTGAYYEGKYLLGTSMARPIIAKAQVEVARKVGADALCHGCTGKGNDQVRFEGAFAALAPDLHVIAPWREWDLVSREECLDYLAERNIPCTASLTKIYSRDANAWHISTEGGVLENTWNAPNEDCWVWTVDPEQAPNEAEYVTLKVEKGEVVGVDGENMTPYNALVYLNEKGAKHGVGRIDIVENRLVGMKSRGCYETPGGTIMMEALRAVEQLVLDKTAFEFREELGVKASHLVYDGRWFTPLCKSILAASEELAQDVNGEVVIKLYKGQATVTQKRSVNSLYCEEFATFGEDEVYDQSHAEGFIRLYSLSSRIRALNSQKK